A part of Bacillus sp. 2205SS5-2 genomic DNA contains:
- a CDS encoding DUF4405 domain-containing protein, translating to MKKNRFKFCFDLSIAITFILLYAPAVTSVAFHEIASILLGVALIIHLVLNKDWIIGMSKRIVSKKIKGKVLLSYLLNITLLLDMLIIMISGLLISEVIFPNLRYFTGINWLALHIISAILGLLIVGIHLGLHWNWIKQIGNQYTRFKKLLFFRKPSGKILLRLLLIIGTIFLLVQVFKLTYVTTEFFSDPVLEVDKSGGTEGHENHFSVILVGILPVFTIYACLLGSIAFYTNLFEKRTMNKKRKRTS from the coding sequence ATGAAAAAGAATCGTTTTAAGTTTTGTTTTGATTTATCGATTGCAATTACATTTATATTATTATATGCTCCAGCCGTTACCAGTGTAGCATTTCATGAAATAGCTAGTATTTTATTGGGAGTAGCACTAATTATTCATTTAGTGTTAAACAAAGATTGGATCATTGGGATGAGCAAAAGAATAGTCTCAAAAAAAATAAAAGGAAAAGTCTTACTGTCTTATTTATTAAACATAACCCTTTTACTAGATATGTTGATTATAATGATCAGTGGGTTACTCATATCCGAGGTTATCTTTCCTAATTTAAGATATTTTACAGGTATAAATTGGCTTGCTCTTCATATTATTTCGGCTATCCTCGGACTACTAATAGTCGGAATCCACTTAGGGTTACATTGGAACTGGATCAAACAAATTGGAAACCAGTACACTAGATTCAAGAAACTATTATTCTTTCGTAAACCTTCTGGGAAAATACTGTTACGTTTATTATTAATTATTGGGACAATTTTCTTGTTGGTACAAGTATTTAAACTGACGTATGTAACGACGGAGTTTTTTAGTGACCCGGTTTTAGAAGTTGATAAAAGCGGCGGGACTGAAGGTCATGAAAATCATTTTTCAGTTATCCTTGTAGGAATCCTCCCTGTTTTCACCATCTATGCTTGTCTTTTGGGTTCAATTGCTTTTTATACCAATTTATTCGAAAAGAGGACCATGAATAAGAAACGTAAAAGAACTTCCTAG
- a CDS encoding IS110 family transposase: MDVLLSHCAGMDIHQKEIVVCSLTGNHEDATEKETKTFSTLTKSLFELLKWLEEKGITHIAMESTGIYWKPIYNILEGSFDITIANAQRIKNVPGRKTDVSDAEWIAKLLRHGLIEKSFVPSQDLRELRNLTRLRKKWIGNLTAEKNRISKVLECSNIKLGSVISDIFGVSGRKLLNQLVEKGYLDSADVDSTIHHSLRKKANTITESLFGTLNEHQMFMIRSSWNHIEFLEESIQELEDKINNLLLAYQEEKEILLSIPGIKEHTAACILAEVGTDMTQFPSSRHLASWAGVSPENNESAGEKKGTKSVQGTPHIKTALCEVAWAISRSKKTAMSSTFWALSARRGKKKALIAIAHKILRIIYTLFLNKQTFSEPRLAS; encoded by the coding sequence ATGGACGTTTTGCTTTCCCATTGTGCGGGTATGGACATTCATCAAAAGGAAATTGTCGTTTGTTCGCTCACTGGCAATCATGAGGATGCCACTGAAAAGGAGACCAAAACCTTTTCTACTTTAACTAAAAGTCTTTTTGAATTATTAAAGTGGTTAGAAGAAAAAGGAATCACTCACATCGCAATGGAAAGTACCGGGATCTATTGGAAGCCGATCTACAATATTCTGGAAGGCTCTTTCGATATTACGATTGCCAATGCCCAACGGATTAAGAATGTGCCCGGTCGTAAAACGGATGTTTCAGATGCAGAGTGGATTGCTAAACTACTTCGTCACGGATTAATCGAGAAGAGCTTCGTTCCCTCTCAGGACCTTCGGGAATTACGAAATCTAACTCGTTTACGTAAGAAATGGATTGGAAATTTAACGGCTGAAAAAAATAGGATTTCAAAAGTACTCGAGTGTTCAAATATTAAGCTTGGGTCTGTGATTTCCGACATATTTGGGGTTTCCGGGCGCAAACTGTTAAATCAATTAGTGGAAAAAGGGTATCTTGATTCGGCGGATGTTGATTCAACGATTCATCATTCTCTCCGAAAAAAAGCGAATACGATTACCGAATCTCTATTTGGAACACTCAATGAGCACCAAATGTTTATGATTAGAAGCTCTTGGAACCATATAGAATTCTTAGAAGAGTCCATTCAAGAACTAGAAGACAAGATCAACAATCTTCTTCTAGCTTATCAAGAGGAAAAAGAGATTCTGTTATCTATTCCAGGCATAAAGGAACATACAGCAGCTTGCATCCTAGCTGAAGTGGGAACAGATATGACACAATTCCCTTCTTCTAGACATTTAGCTTCATGGGCTGGAGTATCTCCAGAAAACAACGAAAGTGCAGGTGAAAAGAAAGGCACCAAGAGCGTACAAGGAACCCCACATATAAAAACCGCACTTTGTGAAGTAGCGTGGGCCATTTCAAGATCGAAGAAGACAGCCATGTCCTCCACTTTTTGGGCACTATCCGCTAGAAGAGGAAAGAAAAAAGCATTAATAGCCATCGCTCATAAGATTCTTAGAATTATTTACACGTTATTTCTCAATAAGCAAACCTTTTCAGAACCACGTTTAGCCAGCTAA
- the trhO gene encoding oxygen-dependent tRNA uridine(34) hydroxylase TrhO: MKNYRVLLYYNYVTIENPEEVTAQHKELCDELGLKGRILISSEGINGTCSGTIEQTDAYMKAMRQDPHFADTVFKIDEADEHAFNKLKVKHRPELVTLRLEDDVNPNEVTGKYLAPKDFFEQIQQEDTILLDARNDYEYDLGHFRGAVKPDIRNFRDLPNWVRDNKDKLEGKKIITYCTGGIRCEKFSGWLVKEGFEDVAQLHGGIVTYGQDPEVKGQLWDGQLYVFDERIGVPVNQTEHVIVGKDYFTGEPCERYVNCAHPPCNKKILCSEDNEHKYMRSCSDECRKSPENRYIQEHGLTEEDVAERLALIGGQGDGSSGMIMR; encoded by the coding sequence ATGAAAAATTATCGAGTACTACTGTATTACAACTATGTAACCATTGAAAATCCTGAGGAGGTTACGGCCCAGCACAAAGAACTGTGCGACGAGCTTGGACTCAAAGGAAGAATCCTCATTTCATCTGAAGGAATCAATGGAACATGCTCCGGTACAATTGAGCAGACAGATGCTTATATGAAAGCGATGAGACAGGATCCTCATTTTGCGGACACTGTGTTCAAAATCGATGAAGCAGATGAACATGCTTTCAATAAATTAAAAGTAAAGCATCGTCCAGAACTCGTGACCCTTCGTCTTGAAGATGATGTGAATCCAAATGAAGTAACAGGTAAATATCTTGCTCCGAAAGATTTCTTCGAGCAGATTCAACAAGAAGACACCATTCTTCTTGATGCACGGAACGACTATGAATATGATTTAGGACACTTTAGAGGAGCCGTGAAGCCGGATATCCGCAACTTCCGCGACCTTCCAAATTGGGTTCGTGATAATAAAGATAAATTAGAAGGCAAGAAAATCATTACGTATTGTACAGGTGGTATCCGTTGTGAAAAATTCTCAGGTTGGTTAGTAAAAGAAGGTTTTGAGGATGTCGCACAGCTTCATGGTGGAATCGTCACCTATGGTCAAGATCCTGAAGTAAAAGGGCAACTATGGGACGGGCAACTTTACGTATTCGACGAACGCATCGGTGTCCCTGTGAACCAAACAGAGCATGTAATCGTCGGAAAAGACTACTTTACAGGTGAACCTTGTGAACGCTACGTAAATTGTGCTCATCCACCATGCAACAAAAAGATTCTATGCTCTGAAGATAACGAGCATAAATATATGAGAAGCTGCTCGGACGAATGCCGAAAGAGTCCTGAAAACCGCTATATTCAAGAGCATGGCTTAACAGAAGAAGACGTAGCAGAGCGTTTGGCATTGATTGGTGGCCAAGGCGACGGTTCCTCCGGTATGATTATGAGATAA